The following proteins are encoded in a genomic region of Brachypodium distachyon strain Bd21 chromosome 1, Brachypodium_distachyon_v3.0, whole genome shotgun sequence:
- the LOC100844122 gene encoding premnaspirodiene oxygenase, with amino-acid sequence MDDSTYNAILLALLAVSMIYFFKPGSTRRLPPGPRTFPIIGSVHHLVNTLVHRRLRDLASAHGPIMTLKIGPMPLVVVTSRDLAREVLKVQDPNFANRPRLLVGGICGYGWTDIIFAPTSDYWRKIRKLCIHEILSPKRVLQFQFIREEEVQRQLELVRAAGGEPVDVTKMVYDISSRTISRSAFGEVRPDMPVFQHAIKRVVGLSSGFNVPDLFPSLREVLGEATGMKRKLREIHGTFDDILVDIIEGRRKVRSERVAAGKDLVDENVVDVMLTLQKGDNPWGFPVTDNTIKAVVLDMFAGGTGTSGSSTEWAMSEIMRTPRVMRKLQGEVRRAFHGKESISETELRSNSVRYLKHVMKEAIRLHPAAPLLVPRESIETTELGGYVVPAKSRMVVNAWAISRDPRYWKEPEEFAPERFEADGAVDFHGLHFEFTPFGAGRRMCPGYNYGLAGMELTLFQLMYHFDWTLPPGVEEVDMEESMGLGVRRKNPLMLCATPYVVPPPSAPVAST; translated from the exons atggacGACTCGACGTACAACGCCATCCTCCTGGCCCTCCTGGCGGTGTCCATGATCTACTTCTTCAAGCCCGGGTCGACCCGCCGGCTGCCGCCGGGCCCGCGCACGTTCCCGATCATCGGGAGCGTGCACCACTTGGTGAACACCCTGGTGCACCGCAGGCTCCGGGACCTGGCGTCGGCCCACGGGCCCATCATGACGCTCAAGATCGGGCCGATGCCGCTGGTCGTCGTCACCTCGCGGGACCTGGCCCGGGAGGTGCTCAAGGTGCAGGACCCAAACTTCGCGAACCGGCCCAGGCTCCTGGTGGGCGGCATCTGCGGCTACGGCTGGACGGACATCATCTTCGCCCCCACCAGCGACTACTGGCGCAAGATCCGCAAGCTCTGCATCCACGAGATCCTCAGCCCCAAGCGCGTCCTCCAGTTCCAGTTCatccgggaggaggaggtccaGAGGCAGCTGGAGCTCGTCCGTGCCGCCGGCGGGGAGCCGGTGGACGTGACCAAGATGGTGTACGACATCAGCAGCCGGACCATCTCCCGGTCGGCGTTCGGGGAAGTGAGGCCCGACATGCCCGTGTTCCAGCACGCCATCAAGCGTGTCGTGGGCCTGTCCAGCGGGTTCAACGTGCCCGACCTGTTCCCCAGCCTCAGGGAGGTGCTCGGCGAGGCCACCGGGATGAAGCGGAAGCTCCGGGAGATCCATGGCACGTTTGATGATATACTCGTGGACATCATCGAGGGCAGGAGGAAGGTGCGCTCCGAGAGGGTCGCTGCCGGCAAGGACCTTGTTGACGAGAACGTCGTGGATGTGATGCTCACTTTGCAGAAGGGCGATAACCCCTGGGGCTTCCCCGTCACGGACAACACCATCAAAGCCGTCGTACTG GATATGTTCGCGGGTGGCACGGGGACGTCCGGGTCGTCGACGGAGTGGGCCATGTCGGAGATCATGCGGACACCGCGGGTGATGAGGAAGCTGCAGGGCGAGGTCCGGCGCGCGTTCCACGGGAAGGAGAGCATCAGCGAGACGGAGCTCCGGAGCAACAGCGTTCGGTACCTGAAGCACGTGATGAAGGAGGCGATCCGGCTGcacccggcggcgccgctgctggtgccGAGGGAGAGCATCGAGAcgacggagctcggcggcTACGTGGTGCCGGCAAAGTCGAGGATGGTGGTGAACGCGTGGGCCATCTCGAGGGACCCCAGGTACTGGAAGGAACCCGAGGAGTTCGCGCCGGAGAGGTTCGAGGCCGACGGCGCCGTGGATTTCCACGGGCTCCACTTCGAGTTCACGCCGTTCGGGGCCGGAAGGAGGATGTGCCCAGGGTACAACTACGGGCTCGCCGGGATGGAGCTCACGCTGTTTCAGCTCATGTACCACTTTGATTGGACGCTGCCACCCGGCGTGGAGGAGGTGGACATGGAGGAGTCCATGGGGCTTGGCGTCCGCAGGAAGAACCCACTCATGCTCTGTGCCACTCCCTACGTCGTCCCTCCGCCTTCGGCTCCCGTGGCTTCCAcatga
- the LOC100844416 gene encoding receptor protein kinase TMK1 produces MNKMKMPLALLSFLLLAVASTIPAAAGILADAPSAASTAYGPDDFNMHAVATALGADRALGWRNDSSACRDGWTGITCGEGGKVIAIRARNAGLNGTLPTEVTLLFALQVLDLRDNGLTGALPDAVFLELTNLHIDNNLFTSVPADFLSTARSLQGFSISNNTQLQPWELLHDAHRLTKLRHFIANNAGVSGTLSGFLGNRSVFPELSILSLAHNLLTGHVPATFYSRTLHRLDLSSNDLSGPIDFIANLLGLEELLLDHNSFTGPMPDLSGLWKLQVVDVAHNRLTGVVPASLTDLGLLNSVSLTGNLFQGPLPELASSVHSDITNAAFNGSFCRTEHGPCDPLVDAFIAIAGGFQYPEALAASWKGNHPCAGWLGVNCDDGGVITEVNLCRLGLNGTLHPAFGTLKTIQALLLAGNNISGAVPQSIAELPLLRFQDVSDNSLEGSMPRFHSGVSIWAQGNPNLTVPAASCTPCIYSDTVRGFLVAAALTVIVALISVN; encoded by the coding sequence ATGaacaagatgaagatgccactGGCACTACTCTCGTTTCTTCtgctcgccgtcgcctccaccattccggcggcggctggaatCCTCGCCGACGCCCCTTCTGCTGCCTCGACGGCGTACGGCCCTGACGACTTCAACATGCACGCTGTCGCGACAGCGCTCGGTGCCGACAGGGCTCTTGGCTGGCGCAACGATTCTTCGGCGTGCCGGGATGGCTGGACCGGAATCACCTGCGGCGAAGGCGGCAAGGTGATCGCGATCCGTGCGCGGAACGCCGGCCTCAACGGCACTCTGCCGACCGAAGTCACCCTTCTCTTCGCGCTGCAAGTGCTCGATCTCCGGGACAACGGCCTCACCGGCGCGCTTCCTGATGCCGTCTTCCTCGAGCTGACGAACCTGCACATCGACAACAACTTGTTCACTTCTGTGCCAGCAGATTTCTTATCTACCGCGAGGTCCCTGCAGGGGTTCAGTATCAGCAACAATACACAGCTACAGCCATGGGAGCTGCTGCATGACGCTCATCGACTCACCAAGCTTCGACATTTCATCGCCAACAACGCAGGAGTCTCCGGAACACTTTCGGGCTTCCTCGGCAACAGAAGCGTGTTCCCTGAGCTCAGCATTCTCAGCCTGGCGCACAATCTGCTCACTGGTCATGTGCCGGCAACGTTCTACAGCCGAACGTTGCATCGGCTCGACTTGAGCAGCAACGATCTGTCCGGCCCCATTGATTTCATCGCAAATCTTCTGGGACTTGAAGAGCTTCTCCTTGACCACAACAGCTTCACTGGTCCCATGCCGGATCTCAGTGGACTTTGGAAGCTGCAGGtggtcgacgtggcgcacaacCGGCTCACCGGAGTTGTGCCGGCGTCGCTGACCGATCTTGGACTGCTCAACTCGGTGTCCCTGACGGGCAATCTCTTCCAGGGTCCGCTTCCTGAGTTGGCAAGCTCGGTGCACAGCGACATCACTAATGCGGCCTTCAACGGGAGCTTCTGCCGGACGGAGCACGGCCCATGTGATCCCCTCGTCGACGCCTTCATTGCAATAGCCGGTGGATTTCAATACCCGGAGGCTCTTGCGGCGAGCTGGAAGGGGAACCACCCGTGCGCCGGGTGGCTCGGGGTCAATTGTGACGATGGTGGTGTGATCACCGAGGTAAACCTTTGCCGCCTTGGGCTCAACGGCACCCTTCACCCGGCCTTTGGCACCCTCAAGACGATCCAAGCCCTTCTTCTCGCCGGCAACAATATCAGTGGTGCGGTACCACAGTCCATCGCCGAGCTGCCGCTTCTCCGCTTCCAAGATGTGTCAGATAACTCCCTCGAGGGCAGCATGCCGAGGTTCCACAGCGGCGTCTCGATCTGGGCTCAAGGTAACCCAAACCTTACCGTCCCAGCAGCCAGTTGCACCCCCTGCATCTACTCTGACACTGTACGAGGTTTCCTTGTGGCAGCCGCTCTCACCGTTATCGTTGCTCTAATTTCAGTTAATTAG